The Terriglobales bacterium DNA window GGGCTTGAAAGGTGATGCTACCGACATATCGATCAGCAATCCGGCGGACTTCAGCAAACCGTTCGAACTGAAGTACAAGCTGAGTATTCCGAACTATATGGCGTGGTCGTCAAAGACTCCGAGCATCGTGGTGCCGCTACCGCAGGTAAGCATCCCGGAGGTCGACGATGACGACGAAGATCAACCGGACCAGATCGACCTGACGGGTTCGCCCATCGAGTGCGACTTCAAGCTGCGGCTCGAGGTTCCCGAAAAATACTCGATCGGAATGCCCGTGCCAGCTTCCGTGAAGCGAGATTACGGAACTTACTCGGTCCAGTACGCAAACGAGAAGAACATTGTCACCGCCGAACGTAAGCTGGTACTGAACCAACGCGACCTTCCGAAGGAACGGCTGGGTGATTTCCTGGCGTTCCGCCGGATCGTATTCTCGGACCAGGCACAGCAAATCTCGCTTGAGACGAAAACAGCATCCGCCGCCACATTACCGGCGAACCTGAAGGCCGATGATCTGATTGCGGCCGGTGGCGCTGCGCTACAGAACCAGAACTTCCAGGCCGCCGTGGAATCCTATAAGCGCGCCATCGAACTGGAACCCAAGAACAAAGCGGCGTATCGCGGACTGGGTGCGGCATATCTGAACCTGCAGAAGAAGGAAGATGCTATCGCCACGTTCAAAAAGCTGCTGGAGATCAATCCTTACGACGAGTATGCATGGACTGGCATCGGCTACGCGTACGGATTCGACCACGATTACGAAAAGGCAGCCGAGGCATTCCGCAAGCAGGTGGAGATCAATCCCCTGGATTCGACCGCGCAACTGAGCCTGGCAAGCATGCTGGTGCAATTGCGGCGGTTCCCGGAAGCGCGTCCAGAGATGGAAAAGGCCGCGCAACTGATGCCGCGCAACGCGGAGGTACAGGCATCGCTTGGGCAAATCTACCTGGAAGTAAAGGAGCCGGAGAAGGCCCTGGCCGCTTTTGAGAAGGCGGTTGAATTCGGTGCCAATGCGACCGTCTGGAATAACGTGGCGTACGAGTTGGCGCAGCACAGCCTACAACTCGACCGCGCACAGCAGTACGCCGAATCTGCGGTAACAGAGATCGCCACCCAGCTCCGCAATATCGATGTCCAGCGGTTGCGGATCGACGACTACCGCCGGGTGAACGCAATCAGTTCCTACTGGGACACGCTCGGATGGGTACATTTCCGGCGCGGTGATGTCACGCAGGCGAAGAAGTTCATCGAATCGGCGTGGCTGCTCGGACCGAACGGCGAAGTGGCGTATCACCTCGGCGAGATCCTGGAAAAAGAAGGACAGAAAGAAAAGGCGATCCAGATGTATGCAGCCGCGGCCGGCGTGAAGCGATATTACGCACCTGCCAGGGACAAGCTGCTGACGGTGATCGGCGACAAGAAGAAGGCTGAAGCGACGATCAAAGAAATGGGGGAGAAATACGGTGAGCCGTCGAAGTTGGACCTCGGCGCCGTAAGCAAAGAGGATGGACAGGCTGACTTCGCGTTCGTCTTTGCGCCCGGGAAAGTGGAAGGCGTGAAGTTCCTGGGTGGAGACGACAAGTTGAAGGGACTGGACCAAAAGCTGGCGGGGTTGAAGTATCCGGTGGAGTTCCCCGACGCGACTCCGACGAAGCTGGCTCGCCGCGGGACAGTGTCGTGCAAGAACGCGTCGTGCACACTCACGCTGCTGGCGGCAGAAGATGTGATCAGCGCAGAATAGAACACTTAGCTACCAAGCCGCCCGGTGGAACGGGCGGCTTTTTTACTGGGCAAACGCAATTTCCGGGCTGCGGGCCTGCAACTCGGAACGGGTCTGCTGGAATCAAACCCCTTACGCGCAGCAGGGATTCGTGTGAGCAGGGCATACGCCGCATTCATATTGCTGTTTTTTCTTTCGACCGCATTCGCTCAGGATGACGAGTTCCGTTTCATCCGTCCGGTCCACGTGGTGCAGAACAAACGCGCCGTGAAGCGAATGCCTCCGATGGACGTGTCCACGTTCAAGCCGGGATCGATACGACCTGTAGCCGACCCTCCGGAGGTTGCGATCGGCGAGCGTCTGTTCATGGAAACTCGCTTCTCGCAGTACTTCGCGGCGAACTACGACGGGAACGTTAATCACCCGCTCAAAAAGGGTGAACCCACGCTCGACCAGGTAGAAGTAAAGGGCCGTACGCTGCGCGGTCCGTTCAAGACTCGCTCCATTAATTGCCGCTCTTGCCACTTTGTGGCGGAGTTCGCCCACGAAGGAATCGGCTTCAATCGAACCTACGCAGATTTCGCGAAGCGCAGCCCGATGCCGGCACGGGAAGACGGCAAAAAGAACACACCACGCAATTCCATGAGCATGGTGGATTCGTTCATCTCGCGCGACGGTGCGACGCTACTTCATGCCGACGGCGAGTTTGCCAATGTCGAGTCGCTGGTGAAATCCACAATGACAGGCCGCAACTTCGGGTGGCTTCCGGGCGAGCAGGATGAGGCGATCGCGCATATCGCCAAGGTGATACGCGAAGACGACGGATCGGACATCATCAGCTATCGGTACGGAGGTTCGTACACGAAGATACTGGCTGGCACGGATCCGAGCATTCACTTTTCCTTCAAGCTGCCGCGGGAATACACGATTGATGTTAGTTCCGCCAGCGATCAGCAGATCCTGGATGCGGTGGCAAAGTTGGTCGGCGCATATCTGGCGAGCCTGGAATTTGCGCGAACTAACGATGGAATTCACGACGGCTCACCGTATGACATGTTTCTGAAAATCAATGGGCTGCCGCAAAAGCCCAACCAGGGTGAAACGGACGCCCAGTACACGGACAGACTCAGAAAAGCCGTCGAGGAACTGAAGCAGCCCAAGTTCGTGGACCAGGAAGAGCAGGCGACATGGTTCCAGTACCATCAGCAGAAGTTCAATTTCGGCCCGGAGGAACTGGAGGGGCTGAAGATATTCCTTCGCACGCAGGCGTCGGCCAAGCAATCTGCGAAGAAGCCGAATTTCGGGGCGATATTGGCAGTCCCGGGAGCCATTGTCCTCTTCGGTTTTGCCACGCGCAGGTCGAAGAATCGCGGAAGCACCGCAATGTGGATGTCTGTGCTGGTCGTATGCTCAATGGTGATTCTGGGCGGGTGGAGCAAAGACGGCCGCAAAATCAAACTGGCGGCGCAGAAAGAACAGGCCAACCTGACTCCGCATGTTGGAAATTGCGCATCCTGTCACACGGCGCCCGACTTCACGGATAGAGGGTTCCATAACAGCGGTGCGTCTCAGGAGGAGTACGACTCCCTTCATGGCGCAGGCAGTTTTGCGAGGCTAGCGATTCCGTCGTATGAACAGCGAGTGAAGCAGCATGATCGTTATCTTCCTGCTACACCGCAGCACCCGAAAGCGAGCGATGTGTTCCGATCCATTCCAGCCGCGGCGAATCCCAAGGCCGCAGACCTCGGCATGTGGAATATCTTCGCGAATCCCGATTATCCGGAGCCTCAGCCGTTGTTGAACAAGCTCATGTGTGGAGCAGAAAATTGCGATGTAAAGGTAACGCTTCCAAAGACAGTCGCATTGTTCCGGACGCCACCGTTACGCGATCTTGAAGATTCGAGTCCGTTCATGCACAGCGGCAGGCTCGAAACGATCGAAGACACTCTGCGTTACTACATACGTATTTCGGCACTGGCACGAAGAGGTGAAGTGCGAAATGGCGCGCCAGAGTTGAACGGAATCACTATCGATGAGCAGGATGTGAAAGCGCTTGCGGCTTTTCTGAGATCGTTGAACGAAGATTACGATTAGTTGTGTAATCAGGCATCGAAAACAGCGGGAACCCTCATCGGAATATTTGTACGCCACAGGGAAACCGGGCGTACGGGACCCCAGTTTCGAGGTGATTTAGTGTTCGCGTTTGTCCTCCCAAGCATTGCACTGTTGCCGGCCGGTTTGATTGCTGCGATCGGCACCGGCATTTACATTCGTTCGCGCCGAGCGAATGAAGACCGGCGATATCGCGAGTTGAACTTCAAATAGTTTTGGCGGACGGGCAAAACACCCGTCCGTGCTTCCCTTCCCAGCATTTCCTGCCTGTCGTAGCCGATTCCTGTTGATCCTGATCCGCGGTGTAAAATGAGTGGTTTGGGCCCCCAGCCCTGCAATCGATAGGAGATAAGCACTTATGGCTACCGTTCAAGCGCCTCCCGAGCCACTTATCGGCAAGCTGACCAAGTTCGTCAACGAGCCAGCGACCGATTTCACCAAAGAAGAAAATGCCCGTGCCATGCGCGAGGCAATCGCCAAGGTTCGAGCCGAACTTGGCCGTGACTATGACCTCGTGATCGGCGGAAAAAGAGTCAAGACTGCGGGAAAGATTAAGTCTTTAAACCCGGCGAAGCCGAGCGAAGTGGTTGCTTCGTTCTCGAAGGCAGATGAGTCGCACGTCGAACCTGCCATGAACGCCGCGCAGGAAGCTTTCAAGACGTGGAGCAAGACGACGTTCGAAGAACGCGCGGAGTTGATCTTGCGCGTTGCCAAGACGATCCGGGAGCGCAAGCACGAATTCTCCGCCTGGATGGTATTTGAAGTCGGAAAAAACTGGGCCGAAGCGGATGCAGATACGGCGGAGGCGATCGACTTCGCCGAGTTCTATGCCCGCGAAGCATTGCGGTTATCCAAGGCCGAAACGCCGATTCAGTTGCCCGGCGAGCGCGACTCCCTGATGTACATCCCGCTCGGCGTCGGGATCGTGATTCCGCCGTGGAACTTCCCGGGTGCGATTATGGCGGGTATGACGATGGCGTCGATCGTATGCGGGAATACGGTGATCCTGAAGCCTTCGAGCGATTCTCCGGCAATTGCGCGGTTCTTCTTCTCGATCCTGGAGGAGTGCGGCATGCCTGCGGGCGTGGTGAACTTCTGCCCCGGTGGTGGAGGCACATTTGGCGATGCGCTGGTTGCGCATCCGAAGACCCGGTTCATCGCGTTCACCGGTTCGCGAGAAGTTGGGCTGCACATCAATAAGTCGGCGGCCACACAGGCGAAGGGGCAGATCTGGATCAAGCGGACCATCCTCGAAATGGGGGGCAAGGACGCCATTATCGTGGAAGACGATGCTGACATCGACGCAGCAGTCGATGGCGTGGTGGCTTCGGCGTTCGGGTTCCAGGGACAG harbors:
- a CDS encoding DUF3857 domain-containing protein; the encoded protein is MIPERPFGAMKKFVLLLFCLSILCSAQITPPPLPDSTTPTQTPDTPLPQTKPPADTNKPVDYSQEPYIVNDFRYIARFENDGTGTKTFEADIKIQSDAGVQQWGQLVFGYNSANEKMDIGYVRVKKADGSVVTATQDAVQDLSAGVARFAPMYTDYRQKHITVPSLRPGDTLQYSIITKTETALAPNQFWFAYDFDRNIIVLHESLEVNVPKDRKIKLKTEDEYQPKISTSGDRKIYLWETSNLKRKTDEELRKEFRKRRLRKNEDQPAVQLTTFQSWEELGKWYAPLQKERIQPTPELQAKALELTKDKKDPIDKVRAIYEYVAPEIRYVSLSFGVGRFQPHAAGEIFANKYGDCKDKHTLLSAMLKTIGIHTDPVLINSVRQLDPDIPSPAQFDHVISIVTLGDRKIWLDTTAEVAPFGLLSWQLRKKKALWVPAEGKAQVIETPAQSPVPNQQVLTVDGKVNDIGTLNADVKFIFRGDSELTFRSAFRNAAETEWKNIAGNLGLKGDATDISISNPADFSKPFELKYKLSIPNYMAWSSKTPSIVVPLPQVSIPEVDDDDEDQPDQIDLTGSPIECDFKLRLEVPEKYSIGMPVPASVKRDYGTYSVQYANEKNIVTAERKLVLNQRDLPKERLGDFLAFRRIVFSDQAQQISLETKTASAATLPANLKADDLIAAGGAALQNQNFQAAVESYKRAIELEPKNKAAYRGLGAAYLNLQKKEDAIATFKKLLEINPYDEYAWTGIGYAYGFDHDYEKAAEAFRKQVEINPLDSTAQLSLASMLVQLRRFPEARPEMEKAAQLMPRNAEVQASLGQIYLEVKEPEKALAAFEKAVEFGANATVWNNVAYELAQHSLQLDRAQQYAESAVTEIATQLRNIDVQRLRIDDYRRVNAISSYWDTLGWVHFRRGDVTQAKKFIESAWLLGPNGEVAYHLGEILEKEGQKEKAIQMYAAAAGVKRYYAPARDKLLTVIGDKKKAEATIKEMGEKYGEPSKLDLGAVSKEDGQADFAFVFAPGKVEGVKFLGGDDKLKGLDQKLAGLKYPVEFPDATPTKLARRGTVSCKNASCTLTLLAAEDVISAE
- the pruA gene encoding L-glutamate gamma-semialdehyde dehydrogenase yields the protein MATVQAPPEPLIGKLTKFVNEPATDFTKEENARAMREAIAKVRAELGRDYDLVIGGKRVKTAGKIKSLNPAKPSEVVASFSKADESHVEPAMNAAQEAFKTWSKTTFEERAELILRVAKTIRERKHEFSAWMVFEVGKNWAEADADTAEAIDFAEFYAREALRLSKAETPIQLPGERDSLMYIPLGVGIVIPPWNFPGAIMAGMTMASIVCGNTVILKPSSDSPAIARFFFSILEECGMPAGVVNFCPGGGGTFGDALVAHPKTRFIAFTGSREVGLHINKSAATQAKGQIWIKRTILEMGGKDAIIVEDDADIDAAVDGVVASAFGFQGQKCSACSRLILNEKVYDQFIEKMVPKVKAIQVGEPTENVRMGPVVNEGSMKSILGYIEHGKKDGRLVAGGKRVEGKDGYYIEPTVFADIPAKSKLEQEEIFGPVLAIIKSKNFDHALEIANDTEFGLTGALYSKDEKKLDRAMKEFHVGNLYLNRKCTGAMVGAHPFGGFNMSGTDSKAGGPDYLYLFTQAKAVGKKL